The following are from one region of the Pseudazoarcus pumilus genome:
- a CDS encoding efflux RND transporter permease subunit: MKQRGVIALLLKHRVAANVLMLLAFLVGIAGVVRMNVQFFPNFALDFVTVRVVWSGAAAEDVETGITTPLEERLKTVDGLKKMTSTSAQGVSSITLELNEGTDPLLALDQVRQRVDEFRNLPRDAETPEVARVSRYEPIARLLVHGDSVEALRPWVRRFETELLAAGIDRIDITGLPEERIAIEVPAAALETLNLSLIEIGERVADLAQDVPAGVAGEQDGAREIRGLEQRRVARDFENLPVVSDEGGLIRLGDIAGIEREARPGQLALSENGEAAVEMILQRAENGHSLRSAQVLQDWLARTLPTLPPSVHVETYDTQWELIRDRINLLVKNGLGGLLLVVAILYLFLPARIAFWVMVGIPTAFLATLGLMLVFGGSINMISLFALIMALGIIVDDAIVVSEDADTHRRMGEGPAQAALGGARRMFWPVVAASVTTIAAFMPLMLVGGIIGNILFDIPFVMIMVITAALLESFLILPAHLKSALHGEAAQHGSRLRQRLDAIFDNFRERRFRPLVTHALAWRGTTIAITLATMILAVGVIAGGRIGFVFFPTPESQVLYANAAFAAGTPREHTAAFLSELEAALLEAERDLGGDIVQTAVSRLGGAIGAEGAGSARGDQLASMMVELVPSERREVRNEAFLRAWRERAGSAPGLENLTLTSRQSGPPGRDLNVRLTGDDPERLKSAALSLAESARSIAGVSDVEDDMPYGREQLVYRLTPAAEALGLTTESLGRQLRAAFDGHLAQLVQDGREELEVRVLLPRAERERLDVFERLVVQAPGDQFVPLGAVVRWESRRGFEALRHADGRLAVEVSGEVDTEQTGADAIRAELLREVLPQLSQRYGVDYSFEGRAADQRETMDDMQVGLMLGLGLIYLTLVWAFASWSWPLVVMAAIPLGLVGAIFGHWAMGLDLTILSMFGLFALAGIVVNNSIILVSLFKELRGKGEALDDALIGAACGRLRAVMLTSLTTIGGLTPLLFETSLQAQFLIPMAASIAFGLGFSAALVLFFIPALLSVVESFKAWLAGERALRAAE; encoded by the coding sequence ATGAAGCAGCGCGGCGTGATCGCCCTGCTGCTCAAGCACCGCGTCGCGGCCAATGTACTCATGCTGCTCGCCTTTCTCGTCGGCATCGCCGGCGTGGTGCGCATGAACGTGCAGTTCTTCCCGAACTTCGCGCTGGACTTCGTCACGGTGCGCGTGGTGTGGTCGGGTGCGGCCGCCGAGGACGTCGAGACCGGTATCACCACGCCGCTGGAAGAGCGCCTCAAGACCGTCGACGGCCTCAAGAAGATGACCTCGACCTCGGCGCAGGGGGTGTCGAGCATCACGCTGGAACTCAACGAGGGCACGGACCCGCTGCTTGCGCTCGACCAGGTGCGCCAGCGCGTCGACGAATTCCGCAATCTGCCGCGCGACGCCGAGACCCCGGAGGTCGCGCGCGTCAGTCGCTACGAGCCCATCGCGCGCCTGCTCGTGCACGGCGATTCGGTCGAGGCCTTGCGACCGTGGGTACGCCGCTTCGAGACCGAACTGCTGGCCGCCGGCATCGACCGCATCGACATCACCGGACTGCCCGAGGAGCGCATCGCGATCGAGGTGCCGGCGGCCGCGCTGGAGACGCTCAACCTGTCGCTCATCGAGATCGGCGAGCGCGTCGCCGATCTCGCCCAGGACGTGCCGGCCGGCGTGGCCGGCGAGCAGGATGGTGCGCGCGAGATCCGTGGGCTGGAGCAGCGGCGCGTGGCGCGCGACTTCGAGAACCTGCCGGTGGTCAGCGACGAGGGCGGGCTGATCCGTCTGGGTGACATCGCCGGCATCGAACGCGAAGCGCGCCCCGGGCAGCTTGCGCTCTCCGAGAACGGCGAGGCGGCGGTCGAGATGATCCTGCAGCGCGCCGAGAACGGCCACTCGCTGCGTTCGGCGCAGGTGCTGCAGGACTGGCTCGCGCGCACCCTGCCGACGCTGCCGCCGAGCGTGCACGTGGAGACCTACGACACGCAGTGGGAGCTGATCCGCGACCGCATCAACCTGCTTGTCAAGAACGGACTTGGCGGCCTGCTGCTGGTGGTCGCCATCCTCTATCTGTTCCTGCCTGCGCGCATCGCGTTCTGGGTGATGGTGGGCATTCCCACCGCGTTTCTCGCCACGCTCGGGCTGATGCTGGTGTTCGGCGGCTCGATCAACATGATCAGCCTGTTCGCGCTGATCATGGCGCTGGGCATCATCGTCGACGATGCCATCGTCGTCTCCGAAGACGCCGACACCCACCGACGCATGGGCGAAGGGCCGGCGCAGGCGGCGCTGGGCGGGGCGCGACGCATGTTCTGGCCGGTGGTCGCCGCGTCGGTGACGACGATTGCCGCCTTCATGCCGCTGATGCTGGTGGGCGGCATCATCGGCAACATCCTGTTCGATATTCCCTTCGTGATGATCATGGTCATCACTGCGGCACTGCTCGAGAGCTTCCTCATCCTGCCCGCGCACCTGAAGAGCGCGCTGCACGGCGAGGCCGCGCAACATGGTTCGCGCCTGCGCCAGCGACTGGACGCGATCTTCGACAACTTCCGCGAGCGCCGCTTCCGCCCGCTGGTCACGCACGCGCTGGCCTGGCGCGGCACCACCATCGCGATCACGCTGGCGACGATGATCCTCGCGGTCGGCGTGATCGCCGGCGGGCGCATCGGCTTCGTCTTCTTCCCGACGCCGGAGAGCCAGGTGCTGTACGCCAACGCGGCCTTCGCGGCGGGCACGCCGCGCGAACACACGGCCGCCTTCCTGAGCGAACTCGAGGCCGCGCTGCTCGAGGCCGAGCGCGACCTGGGTGGCGACATCGTGCAGACCGCCGTGTCGCGCCTGGGCGGGGCGATTGGCGCCGAGGGCGCGGGTTCGGCGCGCGGCGACCAGCTCGCGTCGATGATGGTCGAGCTGGTGCCGTCCGAGCGGCGCGAGGTACGCAACGAGGCATTCCTGCGTGCCTGGCGCGAACGTGCCGGATCCGCGCCGGGCCTGGAAAACCTGACCCTGACCTCGCGCCAGTCCGGCCCGCCGGGGCGCGACCTCAACGTGCGCCTGACCGGCGACGACCCGGAGCGGCTCAAGAGCGCCGCGCTGTCGTTGGCCGAGAGCGCGCGCTCGATCGCGGGCGTGAGCGACGTCGAGGACGACATGCCTTACGGGCGCGAGCAGCTTGTCTATCGCCTCACGCCGGCGGCCGAGGCGCTGGGCCTGACCACCGAGAGCCTGGGCCGGCAGTTGCGTGCGGCCTTCGACGGCCATCTGGCGCAGCTCGTGCAGGACGGACGCGAGGAACTCGAGGTGCGCGTGCTGCTGCCGCGCGCCGAGCGCGAGCGCCTGGACGTGTTCGAACGCCTGGTCGTGCAGGCACCGGGCGATCAGTTCGTGCCGCTGGGCGCGGTCGTGCGCTGGGAGTCTAGGCGGGGCTTCGAGGCGCTGCGCCACGCCGACGGGCGTCTCGCCGTCGAGGTCTCGGGCGAGGTCGACACCGAGCAGACCGGCGCCGATGCGATCCGCGCCGAATTGTTGCGCGAGGTGCTGCCGCAACTGTCGCAACGCTACGGCGTGGACTACAGCTTCGAGGGACGTGCCGCCGACCAGCGCGAGACCATGGACGACATGCAGGTCGGCCTGATGCTGGGTCTGGGCCTGATCTACCTGACGCTGGTGTGGGCCTTCGCCTCGTGGAGCTGGCCGCTGGTGGTGATGGCGGCGATCCCGCTGGGGCTGGTCGGCGCGATCTTCGGCCACTGGGCGATGGGGCTGGATCTGACCATATTGTCGATGTTCGGCCTGTTCGCGCTGGCCGGCATCGTGGTCAACAACTCCATCATCCTGGTGAGTCTGTTCAAGGAATTGCGCGGCAAGGGAGAGGCACTCGACGACGCCCTGATCGGCGCGGCCTGCGGGCGCTTGCGCGCGGTCATGCTGACCTCGCTGACCACCATCGGCGGCCTCACGCCGCTGCTCTTCGAGACTTCGCTGCAGGCCCAGTTCCTGATCCCGATGGCCGCCTCGATCGCCTTCGGTCTGGGCTTCTCGGCCGCGCTCGTGCTGTTCTTCATCCCGGCGCTGCTGTCGGTGGTCGAGAGCTTCAAGGCCTGGCTGGCCGGCGAGCGCGCGCTGCGCGCGGCTGAGTAG
- a CDS encoding chorismate--pyruvate lyase family protein — protein MSSRTPSDRWRGHLLPALLPRGMDGWLRDPGSLTARIRARCDVFAVRVLRQRLDRVLADEAPLLGLAAGDWAWVREVLLLADGVPVVYARSVMPRATVRAGSRLFATIGSRPLGAALFANPRVVRGRLACARLDARDARHRAAAAALSPDSLPRELWGRRSVFRLHGRRLLVSEIFLPAILDLPA, from the coding sequence ATGTCCTCTAGAACCCCGTCCGACCGATGGCGAGGCCATCTTCTGCCGGCCCTGCTGCCGCGCGGGATGGACGGCTGGTTGCGCGATCCCGGGTCGTTGACGGCACGCATTCGTGCGCGTTGCGATGTCTTCGCGGTGCGTGTGCTGCGCCAGCGCCTGGACCGCGTGCTGGCCGACGAGGCACCGTTGCTGGGGCTGGCCGCCGGCGACTGGGCTTGGGTGCGCGAGGTGCTGCTGCTGGCCGATGGCGTGCCGGTGGTGTATGCGCGCTCGGTGATGCCGCGTGCTACCGTGAGGGCCGGCTCGCGCCTGTTCGCGACCATCGGCTCGCGTCCGCTGGGTGCGGCGCTGTTCGCCAATCCGCGCGTCGTGCGCGGGCGACTGGCGTGTGCGCGGCTCGATGCGCGCGATGCACGCCACCGCGCGGCGGCCGCGGCGCTGTCGCCCGACTCGCTGCCGCGCGAGCTGTGGGGGCGCCGCTCGGTGTTCCGGCTGCACGGGCGCCGCCTGCTCGTCAGTGAAATCTTCCTGCCTGCGATACTCGATCTGCCTGCATGA
- the ubiA gene encoding 4-hydroxybenzoate octaprenyltransferase, giving the protein MTDKTFRFSERLPHYLRLTRLDRPIGILLLMWPTLWGLWIAADGVPPLHVLAIFVAGTVLMRSAGCAINDYADRNIDGHVERTRARPIVTGDVMPGEALMVAAILALAALFLVLFLDSLVIALSIPAVLIAAIYPFTKRVLAIPQAWLGIAFGFGIPMGFAAVQGEVPGVAWLMVLANVFWAMAYDTEYAMVDRPDDLKIGVKSAAITFGRYDVTAVMGCYAAMLVLMAVAGAIAGLGPMYYVLGLCGAAGIAWHHYGLIRERERADCFRAFLHNNWFGATIFAGVVLDTLLR; this is encoded by the coding sequence ATGACCGACAAGACCTTCCGCTTCTCCGAACGACTGCCCCACTACCTGCGCCTGACGCGGCTGGATCGCCCCATCGGCATCCTGCTGCTGATGTGGCCGACGCTGTGGGGGTTGTGGATCGCCGCCGACGGGGTGCCGCCGCTGCACGTGCTGGCGATCTTCGTCGCCGGCACGGTGCTGATGCGCTCGGCCGGCTGCGCGATCAACGACTACGCCGACCGCAACATCGACGGCCACGTCGAGCGCACGCGCGCACGCCCCATCGTCACCGGCGACGTGATGCCGGGCGAGGCCCTGATGGTCGCCGCCATCCTCGCGCTGGCCGCGCTGTTCCTGGTGCTGTTCCTCGATTCGCTGGTGATCGCGCTGTCGATTCCGGCCGTGCTGATCGCGGCGATCTATCCGTTCACCAAGCGCGTGCTGGCGATCCCGCAGGCGTGGCTGGGCATCGCCTTCGGTTTCGGCATTCCGATGGGTTTCGCGGCAGTGCAGGGTGAAGTGCCGGGCGTGGCGTGGCTGATGGTGCTGGCCAACGTGTTCTGGGCAATGGCCTACGACACCGAGTACGCCATGGTCGACCGCCCGGATGACCTGAAGATCGGGGTCAAGAGCGCGGCCATTACCTTCGGCCGTTACGACGTCACGGCCGTGATGGGCTGCTACGCAGCGATGCTGGTGTTGATGGCGGTGGCCGGGGCCATCGCCGGGCTGGGGCCGATGTACTACGTGCTCGGCCTGTGTGGCGCGGCCGGCATCGCCTGGCACCACTACGGCCTGATCCGCGAGCGCGAGCGCGCGGACTGCTTCCGCGCCTTCCTGCACAACAACTGGTTCGGCGCGACGATCTTCGCCGGCGTGGTGCTCGATACGCTGCTACGCTGA
- the pyrF gene encoding orotidine-5'-phosphate decarboxylase, whose translation MHFMNALAERWQRADSLLCVGLDPDPARLPAHLHERPDAILAFCRDIVDATADAVCCFKPQIAYFAAARAEDQLEDLIRHIHERHPGIPVILDAKRGDIGSTAAQYAREAFRRYGADAVTVNPYMGRDSIEPYLEYADRGVILLCRTSNAGGSDLQFLDVGGEKLYERVARLAADEWNASGNLGLVVGATFPDEIARVRQITGDMPLLVPGIGAQGGDIAAVLAAGRSRDGTGLIINSSRAILYAGDGEDFAAAARFAAQATRTAINRCR comes from the coding sequence ATGCATTTCATGAACGCCCTCGCCGAGCGCTGGCAGCGCGCCGACAGCCTGCTGTGCGTCGGTCTCGACCCGGACCCGGCGCGCCTGCCCGCCCACCTGCACGAGCGGCCCGACGCCATCCTCGCCTTCTGTCGCGACATCGTCGACGCCACGGCCGACGCCGTGTGCTGCTTCAAGCCGCAGATCGCCTACTTCGCCGCGGCGCGCGCCGAAGACCAGCTAGAAGACCTGATCCGCCACATCCACGAGCGTCACCCCGGCATTCCGGTGATCCTCGACGCCAAGCGCGGCGACATCGGCAGCACCGCCGCGCAGTACGCGCGCGAGGCCTTCCGGCGCTACGGCGCGGATGCCGTCACGGTCAATCCCTACATGGGGCGTGATTCCATCGAGCCGTATCTGGAATACGCCGATCGTGGCGTGATCCTGCTGTGCCGCACCTCGAACGCCGGCGGCAGCGACCTGCAGTTTCTCGATGTCGGCGGCGAGAAGCTCTACGAGCGGGTCGCGCGTCTGGCCGCCGACGAGTGGAATGCCAGCGGCAACCTCGGTCTGGTGGTCGGCGCGACCTTCCCCGACGAGATCGCGCGCGTGCGCCAGATCACCGGCGACATGCCGCTGCTGGTGCCGGGCATCGGCGCGCAGGGCGGCGACATCGCTGCCGTGCTCGCGGCCGGACGCAGCCGCGACGGCACCGGCCTGATCATCAATTCGTCACGCGCCATCCTGTACGCCGGTGATGGCGAAGACTTCGCGGCCGCCGCGCGCTTCGCGGCGCAGGCGACGCGCACCGCCATCAACCGCTGCCGATGA
- the ubiD gene encoding 4-hydroxy-3-polyprenylbenzoate decarboxylase encodes MKYDDLRDFIARLEEMGELRRIRVPVDTHLEMTEIADRVLRAGGPALLFEKPVTHGVPQDIPVLANLFGTPQRVAWGMGESGDWKESLREVGKLLAFLKEPEPPKGFRDAWDKLPVFRQVLNMAPKVVRSAPCQQVVWEGDAVDLARLPIQHCWPGDAAPLITWGLVVTRGPGKKRQNLGIYRQQVIGRDRVIMRWLAHRGGALDFRDHQLAHPGEPFPVAVVLGCDPATILGAVTPVPDTLSEYQFAGLLRGSKTELVKCMDSDLQVPASAEIVLEGVIHPDDMAPEGPYGDHTGYYNEVSEFPVFTINRITMRKNPIYHSTYTGKPPDEPAMLGLALNEVFVPLLQRQFTEIVDFYLPPEGCSYRLAVVSIRKQYPGHAKRVMFGIWSFLRQFMYTKFIIVVDEDVDIRDWKEVIWAMTTRVDATRDTTLVDNTPIDYLDFASPVAGLGSKMGIDATNKWPGETTREWGTPIVMDAAVKARVDEMWDQLGL; translated from the coding sequence ATGAAATACGATGACCTGCGCGACTTCATCGCCCGCCTCGAGGAGATGGGCGAACTCAGGCGTATCCGCGTGCCGGTGGACACCCATCTGGAGATGACCGAGATCGCCGACCGCGTGCTGCGCGCCGGCGGCCCGGCGCTGCTCTTCGAAAAGCCGGTGACGCATGGCGTGCCGCAGGACATCCCGGTGCTCGCCAACCTGTTCGGCACGCCGCAGCGCGTGGCCTGGGGCATGGGCGAGTCCGGCGACTGGAAGGAATCGCTGCGCGAGGTCGGCAAGCTGCTCGCCTTTCTCAAGGAGCCCGAGCCGCCCAAGGGATTTCGCGATGCCTGGGACAAGCTGCCGGTGTTCCGCCAGGTACTCAACATGGCGCCCAAGGTCGTTCGCTCCGCGCCCTGCCAGCAGGTGGTGTGGGAGGGCGATGCCGTCGATCTGGCCAGACTGCCCATCCAGCACTGCTGGCCGGGGGATGCCGCGCCGCTGATCACCTGGGGGCTGGTGGTGACACGCGGGCCGGGCAAGAAGCGCCAGAATCTGGGCATCTACCGTCAGCAGGTCATCGGCAGGGATCGCGTGATCATGCGCTGGCTCGCCCATCGCGGCGGCGCGCTGGATTTCCGCGATCACCAGCTCGCCCATCCCGGCGAACCCTTCCCGGTGGCGGTGGTGCTCGGCTGCGACCCGGCGACCATCCTCGGCGCGGTCACGCCGGTGCCGGATACGCTGTCCGAGTATCAGTTCGCAGGCCTGCTGCGCGGCTCCAAGACCGAACTGGTCAAGTGCATGGACTCCGATCTGCAGGTGCCGGCGTCCGCCGAGATCGTGCTCGAAGGCGTGATCCACCCCGACGACATGGCGCCGGAAGGCCCCTATGGCGACCACACCGGCTACTACAACGAAGTCTCGGAATTCCCGGTGTTCACCATCAACCGCATCACCATGCGGAAGAACCCGATCTACCACTCCACCTACACCGGAAAGCCACCCGACGAGCCGGCCATGCTCGGCCTCGCGCTCAACGAGGTCTTCGTGCCGCTGCTGCAGCGCCAGTTCACCGAGATCGTGGATTTCTACCTGCCGCCCGAAGGCTGCTCCTACCGGCTAGCCGTGGTCAGCATCCGCAAGCAGTACCCCGGCCACGCCAAGCGCGTGATGTTCGGCATCTGGAGCTTTCTGCGCCAGTTCATGTACACCAAGTTCATCATCGTCGTGGATGAGGACGTGGACATCCGCGACTGGAAAGAGGTGATCTGGGCCATGACCACCCGCGTGGACGCCACGCGCGACACTACGCTGGTCGACAACACCCCCATCGACTACCTCGACTTCGCCAGCCCGGTGGCCGGCCTGGGCAGCAAGATGGGCATCGACGCCACCAACAAGTGGCCCGGCGAGACCACCCGCGAATGGGGCACGCCCATCGTCATGGACGCGGCCGTGAAGGCGCGCGTGGACGAAATGTGGGATCAACTCGGACTGTGA
- a CDS encoding DUF4870 family protein, which yields MSEDLQPRGPGPAMNLDNLRLITHVVYGLHAFALLTAIFGAATILASFIGTLPSIAAVILNYYKRASARGTWLESHFRWQIRTFWFALLWFVVGWALIFTVIGFFIGLGVLIVAGLWVLYRVARGWWTLGQGETMPMPPPVV from the coding sequence ATGAGCGAAGACCTGCAACCGCGCGGCCCCGGCCCGGCGATGAACCTCGACAACCTGCGGCTGATCACCCATGTCGTCTACGGCCTGCACGCCTTCGCGCTGCTCACCGCGATCTTCGGCGCGGCGACCATCCTCGCCAGCTTCATCGGCACCCTGCCGTCGATCGCCGCCGTCATCCTCAACTACTACAAGCGCGCCTCGGCGCGCGGCACCTGGCTGGAGAGCCACTTCCGCTGGCAGATCCGCACCTTCTGGTTCGCACTGCTGTGGTTCGTCGTCGGCTGGGCGCTGATCTTCACCGTCATCGGCTTCTTCATCGGCCTCGGTGTACTCATCGTCGCCGGCCTGTGGGTGCTCTACCGGGTCGCCCGCGGCTGGTGGACGCTGGGTCAGGGCGAGACCATGCCGATGCCGCCGCCGGTGGTGTAG
- a CDS encoding antibiotic biosynthesis monooxygenase family protein, with protein sequence MFVVVYWWRVKPGKEAQFREAWRRGTREIARIYGGLGSRLHREADGRFVAMAEWPDRETWQRAYDAKMIYDDKEARAMFVDAIAEVPPDNRPAFMMEVTDDLLGLNVANPPESD encoded by the coding sequence ATGTTTGTCGTGGTGTATTGGTGGCGAGTCAAGCCCGGCAAGGAAGCGCAGTTCCGCGAGGCGTGGCGTCGCGGAACGCGCGAGATCGCACGGATCTACGGGGGCCTTGGCTCTCGTCTGCACAGGGAGGCGGACGGACGCTTCGTGGCGATGGCCGAATGGCCGGACCGGGAGACCTGGCAGCGCGCCTACGACGCGAAGATGATCTACGACGACAAGGAAGCCAGGGCGATGTTCGTGGACGCCATCGCGGAGGTTCCGCCCGACAACAGGCCTGCTTTCATGATGGAGGTCACCGACGACCTGCTCGGGCTGAACGTCGCAAATCCTCCGGAATCAGACTGA
- the dacB gene encoding D-alanyl-D-alanine carboxypeptidase/D-alanyl-D-alanine endopeptidase — translation MLLRLAFVTLTLLATPALAGALPETVQRALTQAGIADDNVTVWVQPVDADSPTISHNADRPMNPASVMKLVTAFAAFERLGPAYTWTTRVATDGTLDDGALAGNLYLIGGGDPMLDVGRLYKLLARVRASGITHVAGDIVLDASALRLPPHDEAAFDNRPLRPYNSGANALLANFNTVQLHLTPGGRPGEPVAVAAVPALEGVEFDTRIVTSDGFCGAWWSRLDAVPDGGKLVLTGTLPIDCGPRDWAVAPLPTEAFTERLVARLWRDAGGTLSGQVRSATTLPTATTLFAQDSVPLAEAVREMNKWSSNVIARQVLATLAIDDPSSVDMIATGAWRARDTLAAAGVPTQGLVIENGSGLSRSARIRADALGALLIQAWKRPWMPEFVSSLSIAGLDGTARKRLADSPANGQAHLKTGTINGVRAMAGYVLDRDGRRHAVVMMVNDAKASRGEAAQDGVVEWVWGGAGK, via the coding sequence ATGCTTCTTCGCCTCGCCTTCGTCACCCTGACCCTGCTCGCCACCCCGGCCCTGGCCGGCGCGCTGCCTGAAACCGTGCAGCGCGCGCTCACCCAGGCTGGCATCGCCGACGACAACGTCACCGTGTGGGTGCAGCCCGTGGACGCCGATTCGCCGACGATCTCGCACAACGCCGACCGCCCGATGAACCCGGCCTCGGTGATGAAGCTGGTCACGGCCTTCGCCGCCTTCGAGCGCCTCGGCCCGGCGTACACGTGGACCACGCGCGTCGCGACCGACGGCACGCTCGACGACGGCGCACTGGCCGGCAATCTGTACCTGATCGGCGGCGGCGACCCCATGCTCGATGTCGGCCGGCTCTACAAGCTCCTCGCCCGCGTGCGCGCCTCCGGCATCACGCATGTAGCCGGCGACATCGTGCTCGACGCCTCGGCGCTGCGCCTGCCGCCGCACGACGAAGCCGCCTTCGACAACCGCCCCTTGCGCCCCTACAACAGCGGCGCCAACGCCCTGCTCGCCAACTTCAACACCGTGCAGTTGCACCTGACCCCGGGCGGGAGACCCGGCGAGCCCGTCGCCGTCGCCGCAGTGCCGGCGCTCGAAGGCGTCGAATTCGATACGCGCATCGTCACGTCCGACGGATTCTGCGGCGCGTGGTGGAGCCGGCTCGACGCGGTTCCCGACGGCGGCAAGCTGGTCCTCACCGGCACACTCCCCATCGACTGCGGCCCACGCGACTGGGCCGTCGCCCCGCTGCCCACCGAAGCCTTCACCGAACGTCTGGTCGCACGATTGTGGCGTGATGCCGGCGGCACGCTCAGCGGCCAGGTGCGCAGCGCCACCACCCTGCCCACCGCGACCACGCTGTTCGCGCAGGACTCGGTCCCGCTCGCCGAAGCCGTACGCGAGATGAACAAGTGGTCGAGCAACGTCATCGCCCGTCAGGTGCTCGCCACGCTGGCGATCGACGACCCGAGCAGCGTAGACATGATCGCCACCGGCGCCTGGCGCGCCCGCGACACGCTGGCCGCCGCCGGCGTCCCGACCCAGGGCCTGGTCATCGAAAACGGCTCCGGCCTCTCCCGCAGCGCCCGCATCCGTGCCGACGCCCTCGGGGCGCTGCTCATCCAGGCATGGAAACGCCCCTGGATGCCCGAATTCGTCTCGTCCCTCTCCATCGCCGGCCTCGACGGCACCGCCCGCAAACGCCTCGCCGACAGCCCGGCCAACGGGCAAGCGCATCTCAAGACAGGGACGATCAACGGGGTGCGCGCCATGGCCGGCTACGTCCTCGACCGCGACGGGCGGCGTCATGCGGTGGTGATGATGGTCAACGATGCGAAGGCGTCGCGGGGAGAGGCGGCGCAGGATGGGGTGGTGGAGTGGGTTTGGGGCGGAGCGGGGAAGTGA
- the rfbB gene encoding dTDP-glucose 4,6-dehydratase, with protein MILVTGGAGFIGANFVLDWLAANDEGIVNLDALTYAGNRANLASLDGDARHHFVHGDICDRALVDRLLAEHRPRAIVHFAAESHVDRSIHGPGDFMRTNVEGTFALLEAARTYWSALEGAEREGFRFLHVSTDEVYGSLGPKDPAFSETTAYAPNSPYSASKAASDHLVRAWHHTYGLPVLTTNCSNNYGPFQFPEKLIPLMIANAIDGRALPVYGDGLNVRDWLYVGDHCAAVRAVLARGRVGEVYNIGGWNEKPNREIVDTICALLDELRPDAAGPHTRLITFVKDRPGHDRRYAIDARKIERELGWRPAETFESGIRKTVTWYLEHLDWVRDVQSGAYRDWMARNYASRETHR; from the coding sequence ATGATTCTGGTCACCGGCGGCGCGGGCTTCATCGGCGCGAACTTCGTGCTCGACTGGCTCGCCGCGAACGACGAGGGCATCGTCAATCTCGATGCGCTGACCTACGCGGGCAACCGCGCCAATCTCGCTTCGCTCGACGGTGATGCGCGCCACCATTTCGTGCATGGCGACATCTGCGACCGCGCGCTGGTCGATCGCCTGCTTGCCGAACACCGGCCGCGCGCCATCGTGCATTTCGCGGCAGAGAGCCACGTGGACCGCTCCATCCACGGGCCGGGCGACTTCATGCGTACCAACGTCGAGGGCACGTTCGCGCTGCTCGAGGCCGCGCGCACGTACTGGTCGGCGCTGGAAGGCGCCGAGCGCGAAGGCTTTCGCTTTCTGCACGTGTCCACCGACGAGGTGTATGGCTCGCTCGGGCCCAAGGACCCGGCCTTCAGCGAGACCACGGCGTATGCGCCGAACTCGCCGTACTCGGCCAGCAAGGCTGCATCCGACCATCTGGTGCGCGCCTGGCACCACACCTACGGCCTGCCGGTGCTGACCACCAACTGCTCGAACAACTACGGGCCGTTCCAGTTTCCCGAGAAGCTCATCCCGCTGATGATCGCCAATGCGATCGACGGGCGTGCGCTGCCGGTCTATGGCGACGGGCTCAACGTGCGCGACTGGCTGTACGTGGGCGATCACTGCGCGGCGGTGCGCGCGGTGCTCGCGCGCGGGCGTGTCGGCGAGGTATACAACATCGGCGGCTGGAACGAGAAGCCCAACCGCGAGATCGTCGACACCATCTGTGCGCTGCTCGACGAACTGCGGCCCGACGCGGCCGGGCCGCACACGCGCCTGATCACCTTCGTCAAGGACCGGCCCGGCCACGACCGGCGCTACGCGATCGACGCGCGCAAGATCGAGCGCGAGCTGGGCTGGCGCCCGGCCGAGACCTTCGAGAGCGGCATCCGCAAGACGGTGACCTGGTATCTCGAGCACCTGGACTGGGTACGCGACGTGCAAAGCGGCGCCTACCGCGACTGGATGGCGCGTAACTACGCAAGTAGGGAGACGCATCGATGA